One window of Magallana gigas chromosome 2, xbMagGiga1.1, whole genome shotgun sequence genomic DNA carries:
- the LOC105330475 gene encoding STAGA complex 65 subunit gamma, producing MISSQTLWGEIPPPPDTDRGIANLEREQMAKLRSLEVEGPRLHQPSSRHQPPSKDPLPAEKFEMDPIVVHTIKLMQHAKKLRGMISSIQQQQDGMDVDFPPAPPIPEFNGPPMKSNLQGPVPFLPKDTESDFVRGIGETPPVVDEEACRKLLRKSTAALCAHIGFDTCSGSVLETLTDVAHEYFQDFCSRLRNAADNKLLHGYSGFPDIVEQVYHEMGIGSVIEIHDFYQSRIINHHASMQQTCAQLMAEYEKLKQPIMVKQMDTVPVIRIKEESSSEIQFPVLDENDELNDAEQLLQLEGLGGFEITVEHESASGLTTEVESKWNKEGIKTEPVDTPVTNTRVSTLDDYDDPSSIKVRTPRTPAQLSEGGDISNPGSVAASDIMSPPSLSRPSKPKKRKK from the exons ATGATATCCAGTCAGACGCTGTGGGGAGAAATACCTCCTCCCCCAGACACTGACAGAGGAATAGCCAACCTGGAGCGAGAACAGATGGCGAAGCTGAGATCTTTAGAGGTGGAGGGTCCCCGACTTCATCAGCCGTCAAGTCGCCACCAGCCCCCATCAAAGGA TCCCTTGCCAGCAGAGAAATTTGAGATGGACCCAATTGTTGTTCACACCATCAAATTAATGCAGCATGCAAAGAAGCTAAGGGGCATGATCAGTAGCATACAGCAGCAACAGGACGGAATG GATGTTGACTTCCCTCCAGCTCCTCCTATCCCAGAATTCAATGGACCACCCATGAAGAGCAATCTACAGGGACCTGTTCCATTTCTACCAAAAGACACTGAAag TGACTTTGTCAGAGGAATAGGCGAAACTCCTCCAGTGGTCGACGAGGAAGCATGTCGTAAATTACTCCGCAAATCAACAGCCGCACTCTGTGCACACATTGGATTTGATA CCTGCAGTGGAAGTGTTCTTGAAACATTAACAGACGTGGCACATGAATATTTCCAAGATTTCTGTTCCAGACTGCGGAATGCCGCAGACAACAAGTTATTACATGGATACTCTGGCTTCCCA GATATTGTGGAGCAGGTTTACCACGAGATGGGCATTGGGAGTGTCATCGAAATTCATGACTTCTACCAGTCACGGATCATTAACCACCATGCTTCAATGCAGCAGACTTGTGCCCAGTTAATGGCCGAGTACGAGAAGCTGAAGCAGCCAATCATGGTGAAGCAAATGGATACAGTACCTGTCATCAG aaTAAAGGAGGAATCATCTTCGGAAATTCAATTTCCTGTTTTGGATGAAAATGATGAATTGAACGACGCAGAGCAGCTACTTCAGCTAGAGG GTTTAGGAGGATTTGAGATCACTGTTGAGCACGAGTCAGCGAGTGGACTCACAACAGAGGTTGAGTCAAAGTGGAATAAAGAGGGCATAAAAACTGAGCCTGTAGACACACCTGTCAcaaa CACCAGAGTGAGTACGTTGGATGACTATGATGACCCCAGCAGTATAAAAGTCCGGACACCCCGCACCCCTGCCCAGTTGAGTGAGGGTGGGGACATCTCCAACCCGGGCTCTGTTGCGGCCTCTGATATCATGTCTCCTCCCTCACTGTCCAGACCCAGCAAGCCCAAGAAAAG aaaaaaatga
- the LOC105330474 gene encoding tetratricopeptide repeat protein 29, translating into MAATLPPIKSPSGSKQGYTVPAPKGPPSGKLKPLMKIGKTDREILFKQEVLRQQQPDLSKKQTSSYRNTYKHNLCLDMLQDGYHKSFSELFALIKQQEEERLAQGEESLMWTQTMLKDRHQELDKLKFHLTKAEEAMRKDDHSEVYHNRFELARYFQSTGDKWLSDHFFNTCLETSSSIKGDGGKLRAQGYYNVGAALEDNGQYFEAAEHFENYYKLAVEHKEWIQADGFTYHTDACINLSRIYTTIGQRMEEEDQQNSLEYLKKAHKFATESNDRVLEGQAAYRLGQAYDKIGEGETALEYLNNYLDTCNATKDSDGIGKACDAIAKSYARQGKLEKSIDYLMKFVEVTEQSGEEKGLSKACHNLGNIFNSLGRYEEATEYFSKAYNIARSMGDLESINTNRVQYGISMAHKMLKGLSEHIVMGTRPALERLCEWKDARTDDFKKPFPEPKEEEPPAPSAPKEEPEKPASEKAESSKGEEAS; encoded by the exons ATGGCGGCCACTCTGCCGCCCATCAAGTCCCCTAGTGGGAGCAAACAAGGGTATACAGTACCTGCTCCTAAGGGACCACCTAGTGGTAAACTGAAGCCACTGATGAAAATTGGAAAAACAGATcgtgaaattttatttaaacaagaagTTCTTAGACAACAACAGCCAGATTTATCAAAGAAACAAACTTCGAg CTACAGAAACACATACAAACATAATTTGTGTCTGGATATGTTACAAGATGGATATCACAAGTCTTTTAgtgaactttttgcacttatCAAACAACAAGAAGAGGAGAGATTAGCACAGGGAGAAGAGTCATTAATGTGGACACAAACAATGTTAAAAGACAGACATCAAGAACTGGACAAGCTTAAATTTCACCTGACAAAAGCAGAGGAAGCTATGAGGAAAG ATGACCACTCAGAGGTGTACCACAACAGATTCGAGCTTGCTCGTTACTTCCAGTCAACAGGAGATAAATGGTTATCCGATCACTTTTTTAACACCTGTCTGGAAACAAGTTCCAGCATCAAAGGTGACGGCGGAAAGCTCCGGGCCCAAGGCTACTATAATGTGGGAGCTGCACTTGAGGACAATG GTCAATACTTTGAGGCAGCTGAACATTTTGAGAACTACTACAAGCTGGCCGTTGAACACAAGGAGTGGATCCAAGCGGACGGATTCACCTACCACACAGATGCCTGTATCAATCTCAGTCGCATTTATACCACCATTGGTCAGCGAATGGAGGAGGAGGACCAACAGAATTCCCTCGAATACCTCAAAAAAGCCCATAAATTTGCCACAGAAA GCAATGACAGAGTACTTGAGGGACAGGCTGCTTACAGATTGGGACAGGCCTACGATAAAATTGGAGAGGGTGAAACTGCTTTAGAg TACTTAAACAACTACTTGGATACATGTAATGCAACCAAGGATAGTGATGGTATTGGTAAAGCATGTGATGCCATCGCCAAATCCTATGCAAG GCAAGGTAAACTAGAGAAAAGTATAGACTATCTGATGAAATTTGTGGAGGTCACGGAACAGAGTGGGGAGGAGAAAGGTCTCAGTAAAGCTTGTCATAATCTGGGAAATATATTTAATTCTCTG GGTCGGTATGAAGAAGCCACTGAGTATTTCAGTAAGGCTTACAACATAGCCCGATCCATGGGAGACCTAGAATCCATCAACACAAACAGAGTCCAGTATGGCATCTCCATGGCACACAAGATGTTGAAGGGACTGAGCGAGCACATCGTCATGGGAACCCGCCCGGCCCTAGAAAGGCTCTGTGAGTGGAAGGATGCTAGAACAGACGACTTTAAGAAGCCTTTCCCTGAGCCAA aAGAAGAGGAGCCCCCTGCACCATCAGCGCCCAAAGAGGAACCTGAAAAGCCGGCCTCTGAAAAAGCAGAGTCAAGCAAGGGAGAGGAAGCAAGCTAA